CCTGCATCACTGAACTGAAAATACGATGGATACGCGCTGTTGAGGCAATCGTCACAAAAAGTGCAAGTCTACCTCGAATATCTCTCGAACATCCTCCTATAGGCAGCCCGAAATCTTTCGAGCTGTCTTATTTGATTAGAGATGATGTCTTTCGAACGTTGCAACATATCGAGAAGAAGTGTTTGCGCGCGCTAACTCAGTTTGAACGTTTAAAAATAGTCGAAACACTCTGCGACTTGCCAGAGTCGGATATTGAGGAATACATAGGAAGTGACATCAATGTCTGTTTGGATTTGTTGGCATCTCTCATCGAATCACATACTGGATTAGAAAAGTTCAGGAGTAAGAACAACGGTGAGCTTATATTGCGCTTCGCCTCACTAGATTACCGCTTATCAGTAACAAGGGAACTAGATTACTGGCGCAAAGTTCTCATTCGTTTGTTGCTAAAACTTTACGAGGAAGAAGCGACAAAgcttgatcaagatctAAGAGTAGACTTAAAAGATTTAGAAAAGCACTTTTCCTCCCATTTGTCGTTAGCTACCATATCTTCCATCTTAGGAGCTGCTAACAGAATAAAGTCTTCCTATCCTATGCGATGCCAATTATTGCGGTCTTTCTCTGCCTGTGAAGccattttcttgaagtttcATTTAGAACTCGCTTGTGATCATgtatttcttgatcagctaGAAAGCGATGCAAAGGCATTGGAGGATCGTTTACAAGCAGTGGATGAATTTATTGAGTCCAACAGAAAAAGCGTCATCCATTTGCTTGATAGCAAGGAGATAAGCCTCAGTGAGCAATCTTATTCTCTGCTGAACGATTGGCAGATAACGAAACAAGCTTTGGGCGGAATGAAAAGCATAGACGCTTTACACATGATAAAAACATTTCGAAACATGTTCAAAAATATCGCAGACGAGAGCGAACAATTATATTGCTGTTCCAAAAGTTTGGCTTACCCACTTGTTCAGAAAGATCGCCTGAAGAATGCTTTTCGCgaatttgatcaatttGAGACCGGCTATCGCCAGTTGAACGACTTACAAAATTCTCtaagctctcttcttcaacgaagttGGAGTTTGAATCCGGTTGAAGACATGCCTAATGAATTGAGAAGACAGaaagatgagatcaaaaaaATTACGGATTTGACACATCAGGACTCAGAGGCCGTAGAAGTGATAGAGTTGATTAAAAGTTTAGAGAAAGACGCATCTCTTTTGAGAGATATGAAAAACGCAGACATGGGACCTCGACATTGGAAAATGATTTTTAGCATTGCTTGTACCTCGAAGCTAGGAAATTCTGCTATCGAATCACAATCGTTTACCTTGCAAGATATTATCAATGTAGACTTGAGTAAGAATGGCAAGATTATCCGAGAGATCATCTCCAGTGCTCAGAGAGAAGCTGGCCTCCAAAAATCTTTGAGCAGAATAAAAGAATTTTGGATGAATGCTCAATTTGGGACTTTCCTGCATGAAAGCGGCATGATTCTCGTTAGCGACTGGAGCCACATTCAGCAATTATGCTCAGATGACCTTGAGGAACTGGCGGCTATGAAAAACTCCACTTTCTACTGTTACCTTGAGCAGGATTGCCTTGAATTAGAATCTAAATTAGCTACCTTTTCTGCCATAGTTCCTGACTGGGCTGATCTACAAGTCAATTGGTTGGACTTGTTCGGCATTCTCGGAAATGAAGGCAAATTACAGCATTTAATTCCCACGGAGTCTGCGAAGTTTCGCCGCCTCACATCCGATTTTCATGATCTATTGTCCAGAATCTTTCGCTTACCCAGTGCGCTTGATGTCATCCTCATTCCTGAAAGTGATGCTGCATTTAAGCGGATGCTTAACACAGTCAGAATGATTAAGTCGTCGCTAAGCGGATTTCTCGAGCAGCAAAGAGAGCTTTTCCCAAGGTTCTACTTTTTAGGAAATAGAGATCTGTTGAGGCTGTTGGGAGCTGGCAGTGATATAAGTCAAGTGTCATGCTACTTGAGTAAAATTTTTGGGAGTATCACTGATTTGGAAATTGATAACCATCTCATCAAAGGAGTTTACTCTGCTGAAGGTGAATTACTGGAAATATTTCATCCTATTGCTACAGATGCTGTCTGCGGGCCACACGAATGGCTAAATGCTTTGGATTTGGAGATTAGAAATACCTTAGTGAAAGACGTTGAAAAATGCCTTTCAGCTATATCTAAAGGGGAGAATTTCCTGAATTGCATTGATTCTCATGTTTTTCAGGTTTTATTGCTTACATGGCAAATTTCCTGGACTGCGGGGGTTGACGAATGCATTAACAAAGGTGGTTTATTCAATCTTCGAAAGTCCATAGAGGATAAAATTTACCATCTTTCGCTTCGACCACTTTACGCCGAGAACCGTCATGACAGACAGAAGGTTCGTTCATTAATCATTGAACTTATGCACTGTGCCAGAGTCGTCACggaacttcttgatgcCAAAACCAGTACAGTCGCAAGTGCTATATGGCATAgagctcaaaaattttATTATGTTAGAGAAAAGGCAATTGGAAAGGTGTATGTCAAGCAATGCAACAGCGTATTGAACTACAGTTTTAACTATATTGGCGTCCCAGAAAGACTGATCTATACCTCGACTATGGAAGAagctttttcagctctGATAGAAGCATTGACTGGAGGTTTCGGTGGATGTCTCTTTGGACCAGCAGGTACGGGTAAGACAGAAACAATAAAAGCACTCTCCCAAAACCTCGGAAAAATGGTGCTAGTATTCAATTGCGACGATTCGTTCGATTTTCTGGCGATGTCGAGGCTCATTATAGGGATTGCTCAAATCGGTGCATGGGCTTGCTTTGATGAGCTAAACAGACTGCATGAAAGCGTCTTAAGCTCAGTTACAGGGCATGTTAAAATGATTCAGGATGCTATTTCCCTAAAGTTTTCCGTAATTGAAAGTATGGGAAGATCGATAAATCTGAACCCAGATACGGGGCTGTTCGTTACCTTGAATCCCGGATATGAaggaagatctcatctgCCGGACAATTTGAAAAGGCAGTTCCGTGAATACTCAATCATAAGAGCTGACATTCCGTTCATTACACAGGTGATGTTCAGAGTCCTAGGATTTAGAGATGCTGCAGCTTTAGCTCAAAGGCtggttgatcttttcaCGTTCCTTAGCGATACCTGTAGCCGACAAAAACACTATGACTTCGGACTGCGGTCGGTTAAGAAAGTTCTTTTGAATTGCACTAAAATGATGAACCATGATGAAAAAGGCATGGAAGAAACCTGTCTCCTACGCAGAAGCTTGACCCAAATTGTTTTGCCCGGCTTCAATGTAAACGATGAGTGCCTTTATTTCAGAAAAGTAATGGAAATTTTCCCTCAGGATGATTCAATAGCACCAGCCTGTAGCTTCACGGCACAATTGCCAGAAGCCTGTGAGAAAGAGTGCGTAATTCTATCCGAAAGCTTTCTCAAGAAATGTCAACAGCTGTATCACATGCAGACAAGCCAACAGGCAATTATTATAATGGGCCACGCTGGAGTCGGAAAAACGGCAGTATGGAAGACGACTCTAAGGGCAATGCGGAATATGGATGGGCTCAATAATATTATCTATGTGATCGATACGAAAACAATGGGAAAGGAGGGCTTGTACGGAGAAATGAACAGAGCAACCTTGGAGTGGAAAGATGGGATATTTACTAGCATTCTTCGAACAGTGAATGATGACTCGAATAACTTATTTGGGTCTGGTCGTGTATGGGTCGTATTGGATAGCGATTTAGATCCTGAGTACATCGAAACTCTGAATAGCACTTTGGATGACAACAAAGTTCTGACGCTACCAACTGGTGAAAGAATCCCTGTTTCCAGCAATATTCGTTTGATTTTGGAGGTAGAAAATCTGGAGCATGTTACACCGGCCACAATGACTCGATGCGCCATTCTGTGGCTTTCTATTCCTACTTATTCCGCAACTGAGCAGCTGGATGCCATACTAGCGAAAGAAGTAAAAGATATGAAAGTGTGTCACGGTGTTTCGACCCTTTTAATTGAAAGATTGCAATCAACCGTGGGAAGAATCCTATCGCGAGGTAATCTTTCAAGCCTGATTACGAAGGCGAAATCCCTTAAGCATATCTTGGGCTTCGAACAGTCGAAAGTTATACCAACCCTTATCAGAATTTTTTCTAATGACATCATAATGAATCGTGAAAGACTGGAAACGCTCGGTGAGGAGGAGCAGATCaagtttttgatctttCGACTGTATCAAATTTTGCTGGACGTGATGGCTGGTGATGTATCTGCGTCAGATCAGGAAATAATAATGGGAAGTTTGCGCTCAGTGTTTGATGAGCATTATAACAACTTATCTGAAAAGGCACATCTGGAAATGGCTCAATTTGTCGACGCAACATTAAAATACACATCCTTCAATGATctgcttcaagaacgaAAGCAGGAGCACCATAATATTACAAAAGCTAACACTGTTATCGCCACTGTTGAGACATTGAGATACGAAAAATGCATCAGCGATATGTTGAAGGTCGGAAGACCAGTGGTTTTATGTGGTCGGCCTGGTTCCGGAAAAACCATGCTAATTAGCAACATTGTCTCGCAAAGAAAGAACTTTCAGCTTGTTAGtatgaacttttccaagGATACATCAGTCTCACACATATTCAAGACTCTTAATCGACACATGAAATATGTCGATGGTCCTAAAGGATTGACATTATGCCCCAAAGACTCATCAAAAAATGTTGTACTATTTTGCGATGAACTGAACTTACCGAAGCCAGATAAATATGGAGCGCAAGGCGTTATCCTTTTTTTGAGACAATTAATTGAGAAAGGAGGTTTTTGGCGCTATGGCGTCAATAAATGGGTATTTGTGGACCGTTTGCATGTTATCGGAGCTTGCAATCCATCAACTGATTTTGGAAGAGTGCATATGTCGCCTCGATTTTTACGCCATGTCTCGATCTTGTTCATAGATCATCCAAGTTCCAATGCCTTGCTCCGGATATACGAGTCTCTGATTAATCATTCAATTGCTCTAACACCCTGTATAAATCCGAGACAGATATGCGAGGCATCTCTTTCAGTTTACAAAAAGTGTCAGAGTGCCTTTACTCCGGATTCTCATCCGCATTATACATGCTCGCCAAGAGAAATGACCAGATGGGTCAAAGGACTTTATTCAACCATTACCGATGCCAATGCGACAGTTCCTTCATTGCTGCGTGTTTGGGCGTACGAGGCATGGCGAGTATTTGCTGATCGCCTAGTAACCGAGGAGGAGAAATCCAGATTTCGAGCTCTACTAACAGAAACAATAAATGAATTTTTTCCTGAGCAAATTGTTCAACTTGGTGACACGTCTGGTCTGCTATTTTCATCCTGGATTTCAACGAGGTATGAAGAAGTTAGCAGGGCGGATATATTGGCGTTCTTGAAGGGAAAAAATGATTCATTCTGCGAAGAAAAGGGCTACAAACTACTCATCCTTCATGATGAGATGCTAAATCATGTTCTCCGCATTGACCGCGTTCTCAAACAAGTGCAGGGGCACGCTATGCTAATCGGGGCCGGCAGAACAGGCAAGGCGACCATGGTTGAGTTTGTATGCTGGATGAACGACATAGACTTCTTGCGGCCGAGCATACATAAGAAGTATGGTATCGCGGAGTTCGACAGTTATTTAAGAAATATCCTTTTAAAATGCACTGTGGATGAGCAGAGGATATGTCTAGTAATCGACGATTCCAGCATACGGGAAACCATATTTTTGGAAAGAATGAACACGTTACTAGCCAATTCAGATATTCCTGATCTTTTTCAGGAGGAACAGTACGACATTCTAATGTCTTCGTTGAAACAAAAATTTGAATCACTTGGATATTCAAGTTTTAGCGAAGAAGACCTGTATGATTGGTTTGTGCAGCAAATTTCCAGAAATCTGCATGTTGTGTTCATTATATGTGATTCCGTTAGCGAAAAAGGCTCTCAAATCATATCTTCGCCTGCTCTTTTCAATAGATGCGTCATAAATTGGGTCGGAACATGGTCTCTCTCAACACTTAAGCAGCTGTCGcaagaacttttcaaatctACCACTGTACTGACAGTGCCAACTAACAAAGACgatccagctcttcaaaatatCGCTGATATGTCTGAAAGCTCACTTCCTGATATCCTTTCGCAATTCCACCAAAGGTATTGCTTCAAAAATTATCAGTGCGGATCACCTAGCTTTCTATTGGATACTATTTGGTTATTCAAAAGGCTACTAGAGCGAAAACATAGTGAGATGGAAAAAGATAAGCAGTTTCTTGTCAATGGTCTTAAAAAAATTGACGAAGCTGTCTTTTCATTTGAGGATTTGACCAATATATTGAAACAGAACGAAGCAGGATTGAAAAGCAAGGAATCGGAAGCAAGAGAGACCCTGGATAAAATACTTTCCGAGCAGAATGAAGCGGAGCAAAAGCAGGCTGAAACGCGGCATATCCAATTATCTTTGGCCAAAagggaagaagaagccaaacATCGTCATGATTTGGTTCAATCggacttgaagaatttcgaACCCGTTATGCGAGCAGCGCAGCTCGGCGTCAAAAACATAAAGAAACAGCATCTAACCGAAATCAGGTCCATGACAAACCCTCCAGTGGCCGTCAAACTTATCTTAGAGGCTGTTTGCTCTCTTTTAGGTCATCAAACCTCGAACTGGCGTAGTATCCAGCAGTTCGTTCGGTCAGATGAGTTCATACCCAAAATACTGCACTTCGACGCCGAAACGAAGCTTACGAAAGAAGCGAACAACTTTGTTAAAGATAAATATCTGTCATCGCCGGAATTCAGCTTTGAGAAAGTCCATAGGGCAAGTAAAGCATGTGGACCATTGTTTCAATGGGCTAGCGCGCAGGTCAGATTTGGCGAAGTTTTGGAAAAAATCGAACCGATCAAGCTTGAGGCTAAGAGATTGGAGGTTGAAGCTCTCTTGTCAAAAGAGAAGTTACTGACGGCGGAGAACATGGCAAAGAAGGTCGAGGAAAGCATAAAGCAATCAAAAAATGATTATATGCGTATTTTTAGGGATATGGAGCACTTAAGAAGCAACATGAATACTGTTCAAGCGAAGCTTGCCAGGTCCAAAAGTTTAATCAACAACTTGTCGGAAGAGAAGGCGAGATGGGAACGAAAAATCGAGCGTTTTCGGCAGAAAGCAGCTAGCACTATAGGCAACTGCTTGATTTCATCGGTTATGTACACTTATTTTGGAAAGCTGGATGAGAAACAACGCAGTGGCGCTTTGGAAATAATTATCTCTCTTTTGCAGGACAATAAAATCGAGTGTGATCCCAACTACGATTTCATATCCGAGAATATGACCATAGCGGATCAACACATATGGCTTTCTCACGGGTTAATGAATAAATcgttctttttgaacaatCTAATTATGATTCTAGACTCCGATGTTGTGCCATACATTATTGACCCAAACTCCGAAGTTTCGAGCATACTTTCGAAGCGCTACGGTGCTAGCTTGAGAACTATCAGTTTTCTCGAGTCAGACTTCAAAAGAAAGTTCGTGAATGCCGTGAAGTTCAGCAATATGCTCTTGATTAATGATGCTGATCATTTCGATCCTGTTATAAGCAATGTGGTAATCAGTCTCACGCAAAAATCGAAACTAGCGCGAACAGCTCGTATCGGAGATCTTGAAGTCTCCCTTCCCACTGAATTTTGCATGTTTCTACATTCAACTGAT
The nucleotide sequence above comes from Torulaspora globosa chromosome 6, complete sequence. Encoded proteins:
- the DYN1 gene encoding dynein heavy chain (ancestral locus Anc_1.216); amino-acid sequence: MNDDDDSLVHELIRYCVLNIARLGKVNGDAEQWLTKEFNSRFVGKVRSFLFGENGAIWKTVLLVAFDKEHSELFVSIDDEPAGRVFPVLLFLKDKRFIDSRLTLESQISSIILPDEVAIKAITFLLGNGPSHAVEPVSKEGSHDDATESYSDRKRSLNDFEISLRSVNGPLAVLDLVSEAHHKIKDIVSKGANEDNYLSFVEPELIQEPSFLNALQATANGWLRTVKTVCQAEKGVRHDWVFDEVQYWSTVQETLVSIEKQLQSQEVKITMCILVSSRRWHNVLGFPSDSGLTGKLQRVREYDRFLSSIPLRTLKSSNNMEDVRREMDCIAAALKKFRFTQYPADRFALLLEQVSHEVQDAILRVSPNLFNASYISFSEHEGAILKAIDQWDGIIEESKIHLREVIRRRGDLGSFATSLKPCTNNLRDAVKELAAFRKRHYCFSQALKSIDYVDYLKDLDFVYEPINVLQNTSLVKWIESRNSYNQRLGLIEEKLIKLWKKKLNQDNSSGDIINQYTSFAPLMAFNPKLMSVMKNCQKELLNSVKQELTILSAKINQTDQLKQALMLKGLSSMSAALVERSQLNNRMQQLQNRCEMLLGRDWKKLPGGKMLLPIFKELIQKTDLGAIFEHWKGSIIKGDIEELQSPRLKIIRNQDQKYELSVNFENVQNAIFGEVKTFVFLGFEVPNDIIRLADRYEQARLSAVSMLGQVQIFLSVICELDSRPFTAILLERHLVHIWNLILNAAITPWSGFEDDREIGNSEPIENSIPVQLEKGVSHLVTSFHQFEISEARLSNSLRELSRSRGEVEALLQIISSVQLTIVQVESLQPQGIDKLILSLNSSIEKILVESSRHQLHDLTCDIPIITVSFESQNLTFSPCITELKIRWIRAVEAIVTKSASLPRISLEHPPIGSPKSFELSYLIRDDVFRTLQHIEKKCLRALTQFERLKIVETLCDLPESDIEEYIGSDINVCLDLLASLIESHTGLEKFRSKNNGELILRFASLDYRLSVTRELDYWRKVLIRLLLKLYEEEATKLDQDLRVDLKDLEKHFSSHLSLATISSILGAANRIKSSYPMRCQLLRSFSACEAIFLKFHLELACDHVFLDQLESDAKALEDRLQAVDEFIESNRKSVIHLLDSKEISLSEQSYSLLNDWQITKQALGGMKSIDALHMIKTFRNMFKNIADESEQLYCCSKSLAYPLVQKDRLKNAFREFDQFETGYRQLNDLQNSLSSLLQRSWSLNPVEDMPNELRRQKDEIKKITDLTHQDSEAVEVIELIKSLEKDASLLRDMKNADMGPRHWKMIFSIACTSKLGNSAIESQSFTLQDIINVDLSKNGKIIREIISSAQREAGLQKSLSRIKEFWMNAQFGTFLHESGMILVSDWSHIQQLCSDDLEELAAMKNSTFYCYLEQDCLELESKLATFSAIVPDWADLQVNWLDLFGILGNEGKLQHLIPTESAKFRRLTSDFHDLLSRIFRLPSALDVILIPESDAAFKRMLNTVRMIKSSLSGFLEQQRELFPRFYFLGNRDLLRLLGAGSDISQVSCYLSKIFGSITDLEIDNHLIKGVYSAEGELLEIFHPIATDAVCGPHEWLNALDLEIRNTLVKDVEKCLSAISKGENFLNCIDSHVFQVLLLTWQISWTAGVDECINKGGLFNLRKSIEDKIYHLSLRPLYAENRHDRQKVRSLIIELMHCARVVTELLDAKTSTVASAIWHRAQKFYYVREKAIGKVYVKQCNSVLNYSFNYIGVPERLIYTSTMEEAFSALIEALTGGFGGCLFGPAGTGKTETIKALSQNLGKMVLVFNCDDSFDFLAMSRLIIGIAQIGAWACFDELNRLHESVLSSVTGHVKMIQDAISLKFSVIESMGRSINLNPDTGLFVTLNPGYEGRSHLPDNLKRQFREYSIIRADIPFITQVMFRVLGFRDAAALAQRLVDLFTFLSDTCSRQKHYDFGLRSVKKVLLNCTKMMNHDEKGMEETCLLRRSLTQIVLPGFNVNDECLYFRKVMEIFPQDDSIAPACSFTAQLPEACEKECVILSESFLKKCQQLYHMQTSQQAIIIMGHAGVGKTAVWKTTLRAMRNMDGLNNIIYVIDTKTMGKEGLYGEMNRATLEWKDGIFTSILRTVNDDSNNLFGSGRVWVVLDSDLDPEYIETLNSTLDDNKVLTLPTGERIPVSSNIRLILEVENLEHVTPATMTRCAILWLSIPTYSATEQLDAILAKEVKDMKVCHGVSTLLIERLQSTVGRILSRGNLSSLITKAKSLKHILGFEQSKVIPTLIRIFSNDIIMNRERLETLGEEEQIKFLIFRLYQILLDVMAGDVSASDQEIIMGSLRSVFDEHYNNLSEKAHLEMAQFVDATLKYTSFNDLLQERKQEHHNITKANTVIATVETLRYEKCISDMLKVGRPVVLCGRPGSGKTMLISNIVSQRKNFQLVSMNFSKDTSVSHIFKTLNRHMKYVDGPKGLTLCPKDSSKNVVLFCDELNLPKPDKYGAQGVILFLRQLIEKGGFWRYGVNKWVFVDRLHVIGACNPSTDFGRVHMSPRFLRHVSILFIDHPSSNALLRIYESLINHSIALTPCINPRQICEASLSVYKKCQSAFTPDSHPHYTCSPREMTRWVKGLYSTITDANATVPSLLRVWAYEAWRVFADRLVTEEEKSRFRALLTETINEFFPEQIVQLGDTSGLLFSSWISTRYEEVSRADILAFLKGKNDSFCEEKGYKLLILHDEMLNHVLRIDRVLKQVQGHAMLIGAGRTGKATMVEFVCWMNDIDFLRPSIHKKYGIAEFDSYLRNILLKCTVDEQRICLVIDDSSIRETIFLERMNTLLANSDIPDLFQEEQYDILMSSLKQKFESLGYSSFSEEDLYDWFVQQISRNLHVVFIICDSVSEKGSQIISSPALFNRCVINWVGTWSLSTLKQLSQELFKSTTVLTVPTNKDDPALQNIADMSESSLPDILSQFHQRYCFKNYQCGSPSFLLDTIWLFKRLLERKHSEMEKDKQFLVNGLKKIDEAVFSFEDLTNILKQNEAGLKSKESEARETLDKILSEQNEAEQKQAETRHIQLSLAKREEEAKHRHDLVQSDLKNFEPVMRAAQLGVKNIKKQHLTEIRSMTNPPVAVKLILEAVCSLLGHQTSNWRSIQQFVRSDEFIPKILHFDAETKLTKEANNFVKDKYLSSPEFSFEKVHRASKACGPLFQWASAQVRFGEVLEKIEPIKLEAKRLEVEALLSKEKLLTAENMAKKVEESIKQSKNDYMRIFRDMEHLRSNMNTVQAKLARSKSLINNLSEEKARWERKIERFRQKAASTIGNCLISSVMYTYFGKLDEKQRSGALEIIISLLQDNKIECDPNYDFISENMTIADQHIWLSHGLMNKSFFLNNLIMILDSDVVPYIIDPNSEVSSILSKRYGASLRTISFLESDFKRKFVNAVKFSNMLLINDADHFDPVISNVVISLTQKSKLARTARIGDLEVSLPTEFCMFLHSTDGNKTLPSFLNSRVRVVNFSISRATIQTRAVRAALTYEAPEIDFELQESIELNSSYAMRLRSLESQILNELNESKGSILESDDLIEALGKVKQESNEITIKLDKNQDVIRRVNEFSVLYANFALHCTCIYFILERFKQLHWFYEIPMWQFFSCLRDIFLSCQQVSHMDTDGRLKMLTSIAYQKLYSSFSACLSERDRRTLAFIMSSMQCYSVDMEVLSQSFQAFLAILNGWKRDDGENTLPEELADLKGFIEKGSYGAAINWAEKGFSDKISIEQLSSSNVRKSIVIATDRGSDCSSEVIRLAEAHSQSLSVIALGSPEGTAHAEQEISCCASKGGWILLQNIQMSMSWVQSFLVKKIEQQLENMDVWEKDFKIFMSCTFSGVALPPAILQQSYKVTVEGTPTILEQVKTLWKTLTAHSSEASPLIVACKFLLAWFHAILDARSRLVPVGFAKSYDFNDCDLQSGLRHIKDTVNATKHETIELICEQLHFSLGRIIYGGKVDDDEDLKIVQEICRTLFQPAAINCLTNLNEAHEFLPGLTLPKGLADEKVLSAFLDQVSEPTNYYTSWLGLPEDAIHRFEFNAIRDAVRGAIAILQ